In Gossypium arboreum isolate Shixiya-1 chromosome 6, ASM2569848v2, whole genome shotgun sequence, the following are encoded in one genomic region:
- the LOC108476533 gene encoding protein PLASTID MOVEMENT IMPAIRED 1-RELATED 2-like: MDKNNGVADSNDGELLRDIEEISKALYLQKPSSTALITTSNVRSKSAGKAHLSESKSKQNSRNLYNGLMHKENKSSSSSLWNWKKPFKALTHIRHQRFDICFFLHVHSIDGLPAFLNDLSLCVHWKMKDEVLSTRAVRVVDGIAEFEETLMCKCCVYGSKSGPRNLAKYGARLFVICASIVGALGNNIGEHWIDLTRLLPLTLEDLVGEKRSGKWTTSFKLSGKAKSATLNVSFSFLATGDNLVESSGKTNASSFLTLTEKGSSAMGHSGILNPDKGNGILQYLGNVPSNVNHMSYLSPLSVDLQFGTELLPSVGLKLSKSLGFLYQKLNEGNLHRVSSLDKLSEHVEPPKHYSDFDKVIDEYENIEFSVIERGVEMCHNDPSKLEQSAIQTIINVEEILKGCDTDIDEEAEQLFDVYCSSVCTEEVGVYECRQEKSAIHSKPMTLGGLESDFDDILITESSSALDEFIEHEKYMEVKSHYTPSNSIKKSLSLDEIADSVVSDFLKMLEIEHGPFSLNSDNAVESPRERLLREFENEALDSGDFILNFGAGGEEEEVGSTTPGPCHGVNYDDFAFSSVILPRKEQEESRSLANRRSIKMLEYLETEALMCEWGLDEKAFQSSPCVQTDGFGSPIEFSSEKSELPPLGEGFGHFVPTKDGGVLRSMNPLHFINCKNVGCPAIQVSRAAVFPARLGTDVKEILQNLASLGIENLSLHVNKLMPLEDITGKTLQQVALEAASRAIMLERWDELQQVLLCERDSFDQRNEGFQFCWSCDNLSSGLTCGQIDPGCVSMENLVPSVMSRIEVLALEGLRIQCGMSDEDAPSSISPFSSSNMPFIIGKDSNFSKLLSFEGAASSHSLDLDFEYDFDYVNRLMSLSITLDEWLRLDAGIIDHGDHISDHKVQILEAHQAKCLDSVSGKLIKRVNLGKASGRQHGLLGNNFTLAVMVLLRDPFRNYEPIGTSMIALIQVARASLAIEPERDEQESPESEVAEEKDGAPFFLITEVHLAGLNTEPHKQHLWGSKAQQQSGTRWLLASGIANSTKKTFSKSKAMVRYYPSMMRKMQPGNVLWSLTSNVHETGTNWNDLADFGPHSRNPNVTLPN, translated from the exons ATGGATAAGAATAATGGAGTTGCTGATTCTAATGATGGTGAGTTATTGCGTGACATTGAGGAAATAAGTAAAGCCCTTTACTTGCAGAAACCTTCATCAACTGCTTTGATTACCACATCCAATGTTAGGTCTAAATCTGCTGGCAAAGCCCATCTTTCAGAATCAAAATCAAAGCAGAATTCAAGAAACCTTTATAATGGTTTGATGCATAAGGAAAATAAATCATCTTCATCATCATTATGGAATTGGAAGAAGCCTTTTAAAGCATTAACTCATATCAGGCATCAAAGGTTTGATATTTGTTTCTTTCTCCATGTGCATTCTATTGATGGCTTGCCCGCCTTCTTAAATGACTTGAGCTTATGTGTGCATTGGAAGATGAAGGATGAAGTATTGTCTACTCGTGCAGTGAGGGTTGTGGATGGAATTGCTGAATTTGAAGAGACATTAATGTGTAAATGTTGTGTGTATGGTAGTAAAAGTGGGCCTCGTAATTTAGCAAAATACGGGGCCAGGCTTTTCGTGATCTGTGCATCCATTGTTGGGGCTTTGGGGAATAATATAGGAGAGCATTGGATTGATCTCACAAGGCTGTTACCACTTACTTTGGAGGATTTAGTTGGGGAGAAGAGGTCAGGTAAATGGACTACCAGCTTTAAACTTTCTGGCAAGGCTAAAAGTGCGACTCTAAATGTCAGCTTCAGTTTCTTGGCAACTGGGGATAATTTAGTTGAATCAAGTGGCAAAACAAATGCATCGAGTTTTTTAACTCTAACAGAGAAGGGGTCAAGTGCAATGGGACACAGTGGGATTCTTAATCCAGACAAGGGGAATGGGATACTTCAATATTTGGGGAACGTTCCGAGTAATGTAAACCACATGTCTTACCTGTCACCTCTATCTGTTGATTTACAGTTTGGTACTGAATTGTTGCCAAGTGTGGGACTGAAACTGTCCAAATCATTAGGTTTTTTATATCAGAAACTTAATGAAGGGAACTTGCACAGGGTGTCAAGCTTAGATAAATTGTCTGAGCATGTGGAGCCACCCAAACATTATTCCGATTTTGATAAAGTTATAGATGAGTATGAAAACATTGAGTTTTCTGTTATTGAACGGGGTGTAGAAATGTGTCATAATGATCCATCTAAACTTGAACAAAGTGCTATTCAGACTATTATCAATGTGGAAGAGATCCTTAAAGGATGTGACACTGACATTGATGAGGAAGCAGAACAGCTTTTCGATGTCTACTGCTCCAGTGTTTGTACGGAGGAGGTTGGGGTATATGAATGCAGACAGGAAAAGAGTGCTATACATTCAAAACCAATGACTTTGGGGGGGCTGGAGTCAGAttttgatgacatattgattacAGAATCTTCATCTGCTTTGGATGAGTTCATCGAGCATGAAAAGTATATGGAGGTTAAATCACATTACACACCTAGCAATTCAATAAAGAAATCACTGAGTCTCGATGAAATTGCCGACTCTGTGGTTAGTGATTTCTTAAAGATGCTGGAAATTGAACACGGTCCATTTAGCTTGAATTCTGACAATGCTGTTGAGTCTCCTAGAGAACGTCTGTTGAGAGAATTTGAGAATGAAGCCTTAGATTCCGGTGACTTCATCTTAAATTTTGGAGCTGGGGGAGAAGAGGAGGAAGTTGGATCCACCACTCCTGGTCCTTGTCACGGGGTTAATTATGATGATTTTGCTTTCTCTTCAGTTATTCTGCCCAGGAAGGAGCAGGAGGAAAGTCGGTCACTGGCAAACAGAAGGTCGATCAAAATGCTTGAATACTTGGAGACTGAAGCCTTGATGTGTGAGTGGGGCTTAGATGAGAAGGCATTTCAAAGTTCTCCGTGTGTTCAGACTGATGGATTTGGAAGTCCAATAGAGTTTTCATCAGAAAAAAGTGAATTACCTCCACTGGGAGAAGGCTTTGGACATTTCGTTCCAACAAAGGATGGAGGTGTCCTGCGGTCCATGAATCCTTTACattttataaattgtaaaaatgttgggTGCCCGGCCATCCAAGTATCTAGAGCTGCTGTGTTTCCTGCAAGATTGGGTACTGATGTTAAGGAGATATTACAAAACTTGGCTTCACTCGGAATTGAGAATCTTTCCTTGCATGTAAACAAATTAATGCCTTTGGAGGATATTACTGGGAAAACATTGCAACAAGTTGCACTGGAAGCTGCATCCAGAGCTATAATGCTAGAGAG GTGGGATGAGTTGCAGCAAGTATTACTATGTGAGCGTGATTCATTTGATCAGAGAAATGAAGGATTTCAATTTTGCTGGAGTTGCGATAATCTGAGCTCAGGTCTCACATGTGGTCAGATTGACCCAGGTTGTGTATCTATGGAAAACCTTGTTCCATCGGTCATGAGTAGGATTGAAGTCCTTGCGTTAGAGGGTTTGAGAAttcaatgtggcatgtcagacGAGGATGCACCATCAAGCATCAGTCCTTTTTCCTCGAGCAACATGCCATTTATTATAGGCAAGGATTCAAATTTCAGTAAGTTACTAAGTTTTGAGGGAGCTGCAAGTTCACATTCCCTGGACCTGGATTTTGAATATGATTTTGATTATGTTAATAGATTAATGAGCCTTTCCATAACATTGGATGAGTGGTTACGGCTGGACGCTGGCATTATAGACCACGGAGACCATATTAGTGATCATAAGGTCCAGATCCTTGAGGCTCATCAAGCCAAGTGCCTTGATTCAGTTAGTGGAAAATTGATAAAACGTGTTAACTTAGGTAAAGCATCTGGTAGACAGCATGGGCTGTTGGGGAACAACTTTACGCTTGCTGTCATGGTGTTGCTTAGAGATCCCTTTCGAAACTATGAACCAATTGGCACTTCGATGATTGCTTTAATTCAAGTAGCGCGAGCTTCTCTTGCTATAGAGCCAGAAAGAGATGAGCAAGAGAGCCCTGAATCCGAAGTTGCAGAAGAAAAAGATGGTGCTCCATTTTTCTTAATCACTGAAGTCCATCTTGCAGGGTTAAATACTGAGCCTCATAAGCAGCATCTTTGGGGTAGCAAAGCACAGCAACAGTCCGGGACACGCTGGTTGCTTGCTAGTGGCATAGCTAACTCCACTAAGAAAACATTTTCGAAGTCAAAAGCGATGGTAAGATACTACCCATCAATGATGAGAAAGATGCAGCCTGGGAATGTGCTATGGAGTCTAACCTCAAATGTTCATGAAACTGGAACAAATTGGAATGACTTGGCAGATTTTGGTCCACATTCTCGAAACCCTAATGTCACCCTCCCAAATTAA
- the LOC108478955 gene encoding probable WRKY transcription factor 50 has translation MSSSNFNPPDSPESDRADQSNFEFPEDWTLDGWLEDYPETIITGPIQFPFNQADEVNNDSARTSGLLQVPENETARERRDVRERFAFKTKSEVEILDDGYRWRKYGKKWVKNSPNPRNYYRCSIDGCPVKKRVERDKEDPSYVITTYEGIHNHRSVS, from the exons ATGTCTAGCAGCAATTTTAATCCGCCCGACTCGCCGGAAAGTGACCGTGCCGACCAATCCAATTTTGAGTTCCCCGAGGACTGGACTCTTGATGGTTGGCTGGAGGATTATCCTGAAACAATCATCACAGGGCCAATTCAGTTTCCTTTTAATCAAGCCGATGAAGTTAATAATGACTCTGCTAGGACTAGCGGCCTCCTTCAAGTACCTG AAAATGAAACTGCGAGGGAAAGGAGGGACGTCAGAGAAAGATTTGCATTCAAGACCAAGTCTGAGGTTGAGATACTGGATGATGGATACAGATGGAGGAAATATGGGAAGAAATGGGTGAAGAATAGTCCAAATCCAAG GAATTACTACAGATGCTCTATTGACGGATGCCCCGTGAAGAAAAGAGTCGAAAGAGATAAAGAGGATCCGAGTTATGTAATTACAACTTACGAGGGGATCCATAATCACCGAAGCGTTTCTTGA